From Echinicola soli, a single genomic window includes:
- a CDS encoding NAD(P)/FAD-dependent oxidoreductase, with translation MRKEIQLRLSPEEAFDERRFEAAVCEFAGLDAVNDDVKIRAIKRSIDARGRKVKVNVTAEIFVDETPPSRITATTDYPSVSKGASVIIVGAGPAGLFAALRIIELGGKPIVLERGKDVRARRRDLAAINKEHYVNPESNYCFGEGGAGTYSDGKLYTRSKKRGDVRRILEIMVAHGAREDILVDAHPHIGTNKLPLLVSKLRESILQAGGEILFDTKVTDFILENGEMTGVVTADGERILGIGVILATGHSARDIFHLLHQKSILVEAKPFALGVRVEHDQQLIDQIQYHCSTERGAYLPASSYALVQQTEYEGKQRGVFSFCMCPGGFIVPAATSPGELVVNGMSPSRRDSKYANSGIVVAVELEDIPSQYQIHGPLSAMMFQADVEKAAWKSAGSTQVAPAQRLTDFVNGKVSQSLLDTSYQPGLAAVNLAEEVLPPFISARLRQAFKGFERKMKGYLTSKAQIVGVESRTSSPVRVPRDRQSFEHTEVSRLYPCGEGAGYAGGIVSAAMDGERCAEKLMEKYGK, from the coding sequence ATGAGAAAAGAAATACAGCTCAGGCTAAGCCCTGAAGAGGCCTTTGACGAGCGGCGGTTTGAAGCGGCAGTGTGTGAATTTGCGGGTTTGGATGCTGTGAATGATGATGTAAAAATAAGGGCGATAAAGCGTTCGATAGATGCCAGGGGACGAAAGGTAAAGGTCAATGTAACAGCCGAAATTTTCGTAGACGAAACCCCTCCATCCAGGATTACCGCCACTACTGATTATCCCAGTGTAAGTAAAGGAGCTTCTGTGATCATCGTGGGAGCGGGACCAGCGGGGCTTTTTGCAGCGCTTCGCATAATTGAGCTAGGAGGAAAGCCCATTGTGCTGGAGCGAGGGAAGGATGTGAGGGCACGTCGCCGGGACTTGGCGGCCATCAACAAGGAGCATTATGTCAACCCTGAATCCAATTACTGTTTCGGTGAGGGCGGTGCAGGGACTTATTCTGATGGAAAACTCTATACCCGATCAAAAAAGAGAGGTGATGTCAGAAGAATTCTGGAAATCATGGTGGCCCATGGGGCACGCGAAGATATTTTGGTGGATGCCCATCCCCACATTGGTACAAACAAACTTCCGCTACTGGTAAGTAAGCTTCGTGAGAGTATATTACAGGCCGGGGGAGAGATACTCTTTGATACCAAGGTCACGGACTTTATACTGGAAAACGGGGAAATGACCGGAGTGGTAACGGCCGATGGGGAGCGCATCCTTGGTATCGGAGTGATTTTGGCCACTGGACATTCTGCGAGGGATATTTTTCATTTGCTTCACCAGAAGTCAATTCTTGTGGAGGCAAAACCATTTGCATTGGGGGTAAGGGTAGAGCATGACCAGCAGTTGATCGATCAGATACAGTATCATTGCTCCACAGAAAGAGGGGCATACTTACCCGCCTCTTCCTATGCCTTGGTGCAGCAAACTGAGTATGAGGGAAAGCAGCGTGGTGTTTTTTCTTTTTGCATGTGTCCTGGCGGATTTATAGTGCCGGCGGCCACATCTCCAGGTGAGTTGGTGGTGAATGGCATGAGCCCTAGCAGAAGGGACAGTAAATATGCCAACTCAGGTATTGTGGTGGCCGTGGAGCTGGAAGATATTCCCTCGCAATATCAGATACATGGACCATTGTCAGCGATGATGTTTCAGGCCGATGTAGAAAAAGCTGCGTGGAAATCAGCAGGCAGCACCCAGGTAGCGCCTGCTCAGCGTCTGACGGATTTTGTAAATGGCAAGGTGAGCCAATCCCTTCTTGATACTTCTTATCAACCGGGACTGGCAGCTGTTAATCTGGCCGAAGAAGTGTTGCCACCGTTTATTTCAGCGCGATTGAGGCAGGCATTTAAGGGATTTGAGCGGAAAATGAAAGGGTATTTGACCAGTAAAGCCCAAATCGTAGGAGTGGAGAGCAGGACATCCTCGCCAGTCCGGGTCCCCAGGGACAGACAAAGCTTCGAGCATACGGAGGTAAGTCGGCTTTATCCCTGCGGCGAAGGTGCTGGATATGCAGGTGGCATTGTTTCTGCTGCCATGGATGGGGAACGTTGTGCAGAAAAACTAATGGAAAAGTATGGCAAATGA
- a CDS encoding acyl-CoA dehydrogenase family protein: protein MSSFQDQNTSAKQDLFEGVDFYGIDELLTEEHLLIRQSIRDFVKKEISPYIEDWSQNAHFPSEIVPKFGDVGAFGPQIPVEYGGGGLDYISYGLIMQEIERGDSGMRSTASVQGSLVMYPIYAMGSEEQRKKYLPKLASGEWLGCFGLTEPDHGSNPGGMQTHFKDNGDHYLLNGAKMWISNAPDADIAVVWAKDVNDRIHGLIVERGMEGFSTPETHHKWSLRASCTGELVFDNVKIPKENLLPGKSGLSAPLMCLDSARYGIAWGAIGAAMDCYESAKRYSLERIQFDKPIASFQLVQKKLAEMLTEITKAQLLVWRLGTLKTLGKATSAQISMAKRNNVDMALNIAREARQIHGGMGITGEYPIMRHMMNLESVITYEGTHDIHLLILGNEITGIPAFK from the coding sequence ATGTCGTCATTTCAAGATCAAAACACTTCTGCAAAACAAGATCTCTTTGAAGGTGTGGACTTTTACGGCATCGATGAACTGCTGACAGAGGAACACTTACTGATCCGGCAATCCATAAGGGACTTTGTCAAAAAAGAAATATCCCCTTACATCGAAGATTGGTCCCAAAACGCCCATTTCCCTTCCGAAATTGTACCAAAATTTGGTGATGTTGGTGCTTTTGGACCACAAATCCCTGTCGAATATGGAGGCGGAGGCTTGGACTATATATCCTACGGACTGATCATGCAAGAAATCGAACGTGGCGATTCAGGTATGCGTTCCACTGCTTCGGTTCAAGGCTCTCTGGTCATGTACCCTATCTATGCCATGGGAAGTGAAGAACAGCGCAAGAAATATTTACCTAAATTGGCTTCCGGCGAATGGCTAGGGTGTTTTGGCCTTACCGAACCAGACCACGGCTCCAATCCCGGCGGCATGCAAACACACTTTAAAGACAATGGCGATCACTATTTGCTGAATGGCGCCAAAATGTGGATTTCAAATGCGCCTGATGCAGATATCGCTGTAGTTTGGGCCAAAGATGTAAATGATCGGATCCATGGACTTATCGTAGAAAGGGGTATGGAAGGTTTCTCCACTCCCGAAACCCACCACAAATGGTCGCTTCGTGCTAGCTGTACCGGTGAACTGGTTTTCGACAATGTAAAAATCCCAAAGGAAAATCTCTTGCCGGGAAAATCAGGACTCAGTGCACCACTGATGTGCCTGGACTCTGCCAGGTATGGAATCGCCTGGGGGGCCATTGGAGCAGCTATGGACTGCTATGAATCTGCTAAGCGATATTCCTTAGAACGTATTCAGTTTGACAAGCCGATTGCTTCTTTTCAGTTAGTTCAGAAAAAACTGGCCGAAATGCTTACTGAAATCACTAAGGCCCAGCTGTTGGTATGGCGATTAGGCACATTAAAGACACTAGGCAAAGCCACTTCCGCACAAATCTCCATGGCCAAACGAAATAATGTGGACATGGCCCTGAACATCGCTCGTGAGGCGCGGCAGATCCATGGAGGAATGGGAATCACCGGAGAATATCCCATCATGCGTCACATGATGAACCTGGAATCGGTTATTACCTATGAGGGCACGCACGACATTCACTTATTGATATTGGGAAATGAGATTACAGGAATCCCGGCTTTTAAGTAA
- the gyrB gene encoding DNA topoisomerase (ATP-hydrolyzing) subunit B, translating into MSKEQASNLGEYSAGNIQILEGLEAVRKRPAMYIGDIGVKGLHHLIWEVVDNSIDEALAGHCDTIHVTVHEDNSVEVQDNGRGIPTDMHEKEKRSALEVVMTVLHAGGKFDKDTYKVSGGLHGVGVSCVNALSIHLKATVYRNGKIFEQEYSKGVPQTQVKEIGVTDKRGTSIHFVPDTEIFNVTEYKYETIANRLREMAFLNAGVRIFLKDMRELDDDGNPKSDEFFSEGGLVEFVEYLDETREKIIQEPIYIESEKNAVPVQVAMSYNSSFSENVVSYVNTINTYEGGTHVSGFRRALTRTLKGYADKSGMLDKVKIDVSGDDFREGLTAVISVKVAEPQFEGQTKTKLGNSDVVSAVDSAVSEVLQYWLEEHPKEAKIIVGKVVLAAQARHAARKAREMVQRKNVLGGGGLPGKLADCANTNPEVCELYLVEGDSAGGSAKQGRDRDFQAILPLKGKILNVEKAHEHKIYDNEEIKNILTALGVKFGTAEDEKELDLTHLRYHKIVIMTDADIDGSHIRTLILTLFFRYMRSLIENGYVYIALPPLYLLKKGKDERYCWSEDERVKLTKEMAGDGKVDNVGIQRYKGLGEMNPEQLWTTTMDPASRTLKQVTIDSAAEADHLFSMLMGDEVAPRREFIEKNAKYAKIDT; encoded by the coding sequence ATGAGTAAAGAACAAGCGTCGAATTTAGGGGAATATTCCGCAGGGAATATTCAAATTTTAGAAGGATTAGAAGCGGTAAGGAAAAGACCTGCCATGTACATTGGTGATATAGGGGTAAAAGGCCTCCATCACCTGATTTGGGAAGTGGTCGATAACTCCATTGATGAGGCCCTTGCCGGGCATTGTGATACGATACACGTCACTGTCCACGAGGATAATTCAGTAGAGGTGCAGGATAATGGCCGTGGGATTCCTACCGATATGCACGAAAAGGAAAAGCGTTCTGCGCTGGAAGTGGTCATGACCGTCCTGCATGCCGGAGGTAAGTTTGATAAGGACACTTACAAAGTGTCAGGTGGTCTTCACGGAGTGGGGGTTTCCTGTGTGAATGCCCTTTCTATCCATTTGAAGGCTACTGTTTACAGAAATGGGAAGATATTTGAGCAGGAATACTCTAAAGGGGTTCCGCAGACTCAAGTGAAAGAAATCGGGGTGACTGATAAACGTGGGACAAGTATTCACTTTGTTCCTGATACAGAAATATTCAATGTCACCGAATATAAGTATGAGACCATCGCTAACCGTTTGAGGGAAATGGCTTTCCTAAATGCAGGAGTAAGGATTTTCCTTAAGGATATGCGCGAATTGGATGATGATGGCAATCCCAAGTCAGATGAGTTTTTCTCTGAGGGCGGCTTGGTAGAATTTGTGGAGTATTTGGACGAAACCAGAGAGAAAATCATCCAAGAGCCCATTTACATAGAGTCAGAGAAAAATGCTGTCCCTGTGCAAGTGGCCATGAGCTATAACTCCTCGTTCTCTGAAAATGTGGTTTCTTATGTAAATACCATTAATACCTATGAAGGGGGAACGCACGTTTCGGGGTTTAGAAGAGCATTGACGCGAACGCTGAAAGGCTATGCTGATAAATCCGGGATGCTGGACAAAGTGAAGATTGATGTGTCAGGAGATGATTTTAGGGAAGGGCTTACTGCGGTGATTTCCGTAAAAGTGGCTGAGCCGCAGTTTGAAGGCCAGACCAAGACCAAGCTAGGTAACTCCGATGTGGTCAGCGCAGTGGACAGTGCGGTATCAGAGGTGCTTCAGTATTGGCTCGAAGAGCATCCAAAAGAAGCTAAAATCATCGTTGGAAAGGTCGTTCTTGCCGCTCAAGCGCGTCATGCTGCAAGAAAAGCCAGAGAGATGGTGCAGCGAAAGAACGTCCTCGGAGGAGGCGGGCTTCCAGGAAAACTGGCTGATTGTGCCAATACTAATCCTGAGGTATGTGAGCTTTATCTGGTGGAAGGGGACTCTGCAGGCGGATCTGCTAAGCAAGGCAGGGATCGCGATTTCCAAGCAATTTTGCCCTTAAAAGGTAAAATTCTAAACGTGGAGAAGGCGCATGAACATAAAATTTATGATAATGAAGAAATTAAAAACATTCTTACTGCTTTAGGCGTTAAGTTTGGAACGGCTGAAGATGAGAAGGAGCTTGACCTTACCCATTTGCGTTATCATAAAATTGTCATCATGACTGATGCCGATATTGATGGGTCTCACATTAGGACGTTGATTTTGACACTGTTCTTTAGGTATATGAGATCCCTGATCGAAAATGGTTATGTATACATCGCATTGCCTCCATTGTACTTGCTGAAAAAAGGCAAGGATGAGCGTTACTGCTGGAGTGAGGATGAACGCGTAAAGCTTACTAAGGAAATGGCCGGTGATGGCAAGGTGGACAATGTGGGAATCCAGCGTTATAAAGGGCTTGGAGAGATGAACCCTGAGCAACTATGGACCACAACGATGGATCCGGCAAGCCGTACATTGAAACAAGTAACCATTGATTCTGCTGCGGAAGCAGATCATTTGTTTAGCATGCTGATGGGTGATGAGGTGGCTCCGAGAAGGGAGTTTATAGAAAAGAATGCTAAATATGCTAAAATTGATACCTGA
- a CDS encoding CoA-binding protein, giving the protein MANDANKKTVIIGATGNPQKYAFLAAKMLKEHGHRYVPLSIHGGEVLGEDILDLKEQPAVPDVHTVTMYINPSHQPEWEKYIFSLKPTRVIFNPGTEYQAFKVRLEQEGIEAVEACTLVMLRTGQF; this is encoded by the coding sequence ATGGCAAATGATGCAAATAAGAAAACCGTAATAATTGGGGCGACAGGAAACCCTCAGAAATATGCTTTTTTAGCAGCGAAGATGCTCAAGGAGCATGGGCATCGTTATGTCCCATTGAGCATTCATGGTGGAGAAGTCCTGGGGGAAGATATTCTAGACCTCAAGGAGCAGCCGGCGGTACCTGATGTGCATACGGTGACCATGTATATCAATCCAAGTCATCAACCGGAGTGGGAAAAGTATATCTTTTCGTTGAAGCCAACGCGTGTGATATTTAATCCTGGCACTGAATATCAGGCATTTAAAGTCCGTTTGGAGCAGGAAGGAATTGAGGCTGTAGAGGCTTGTACTTTGGTGATGTTAAGGACCGGACAATTTTAG
- a CDS encoding tryptophan 2,3-dioxygenase family protein, which translates to MNKEQPSKEIIEKIQLLHEKYKASGQDMLSYLEGLLYADYLTYWDYINLDTLLTLQQPRTSFKDEKIFIIYHQITELYFNLIIWELEQICEKDDMNAALLKQRLERIIMYFDQLISSFSVMWKGMEKDQFLKFRMSLLPSSGFQSAQYRIIEIMSTEIQYLVNLQEREDYSDINLTNVDSLFDILYWQFGAKELATGEKTLTLKTFEEKYGKQLKELILKYRKKNLWKIYQHCPEIDDELTDLMRMLDLKANVYWPLAHYKSAVRYLHRAPADIAATGGTNWQKYLPPRFQKVVFYPELWTEKEIEEWGKGWVVKEIFGQEEA; encoded by the coding sequence ATGAACAAGGAGCAACCATCTAAAGAGATCATCGAGAAAATCCAGTTGTTACATGAAAAGTATAAGGCTTCTGGTCAAGACATGCTTTCTTACTTAGAGGGGTTATTGTATGCAGATTACCTTACTTACTGGGACTATATCAATCTCGACACACTACTGACCTTACAGCAGCCAAGAACCTCCTTTAAGGACGAAAAAATCTTTATCATTTACCATCAGATTACGGAGCTTTACTTTAACCTGATCATATGGGAGCTTGAGCAAATATGTGAAAAAGATGATATGAATGCTGCCTTATTGAAACAGCGTTTGGAGCGGATTATCATGTATTTTGACCAGTTGATCTCTTCTTTTTCGGTCATGTGGAAGGGGATGGAAAAGGATCAGTTCCTTAAATTCAGGATGTCACTATTGCCATCCAGTGGGTTTCAGAGTGCCCAATATCGTATAATTGAAATCATGTCTACCGAGATACAGTATCTGGTGAACCTCCAGGAAAGAGAAGATTACAGCGATATTAACCTCACTAATGTAGACAGTCTTTTTGATATCCTATATTGGCAGTTTGGTGCCAAGGAGCTTGCAACTGGTGAGAAAACCCTTACCTTGAAGACATTTGAAGAAAAATATGGAAAGCAGCTAAAGGAACTGATCCTAAAGTATAGAAAGAAAAACTTGTGGAAGATCTATCAGCACTGTCCTGAAATTGATGATGAGCTGACCGACCTGATGAGGATGTTAGACCTGAAGGCAAATGTCTATTGGCCTTTGGCACATTATAAATCGGCTGTACGTTATCTTCATCGGGCACCTGCTGACATTGCTGCCACTGGAGGGACCAATTGGCAGAAGTACCTTCCCCCACGTTTCCAAAAAGTGGTATTCTATCCTGAGCTTTGGACCGAGAAGGAAATTGAGGAGTGGGGAAAAGGATGGGTGGTCAAAGAAATCTTTGGTCAGGAAGAAGCATGA